From Paraburkholderia hayleyella, a single genomic window includes:
- a CDS encoding helix-turn-helix domain-containing protein: protein MADKELEQFKTDLLQSVRDMKAGRAAHTTVVEPTVAALARAKAGLSQSAFAALLGVSARTLQDWEQGRRNPTGAAQTLLRVAVKHPEALRDLMPV, encoded by the coding sequence ATGGCGGATAAAGAACTGGAGCAGTTCAAAACCGATTTACTGCAATCGGTTCGGGATATGAAGGCAGGTCGCGCTGCTCACACCACTGTAGTTGAGCCGACTGTCGCTGCCCTTGCCCGTGCAAAAGCAGGTCTGTCGCAAAGCGCATTCGCGGCATTGCTCGGCGTCTCGGCGCGCACCCTGCAAGACTGGGAGCAGGGACGCCGCAACCCGACCGGAGCGGCTCAGACTCTTCTGCGTGTAGCGGTGAAACACCCAGAAGCGCTGCGCGACCTGATGCCCGTCTGA
- a CDS encoding IS3 family transposase (programmed frameshift): MKKSRYTEEQIAFALKQAELGTPVAEVCRKMGISEATFYNWKKKYGGLGVSELRRLKQLEEENARLKRMVADLSLDKQMLQEVVQKKPVKPARKRELADFLIQAYRVSIRRATALLQLRQATYFYVPSPRDDRAERRRIREIAETRIRYGVERIHVLLRREGWLINHKKTCRIYCEEGLNLRRKRPRRRVAAAHRMERPEISTVNACWSMDFVADPLFNGQKIRALTVVDNFSRESLAITVDYALKAADVVATMGHLKALRGAPKRIQVDNGSEFISHALDHWAYENGVTLDFSRPGKPTDNPFIESFNGSFRDECLNVHWFLSLDDAREKIEGWRQDYNDFRPHSSLGDLTPGEFRLAHLEAGTL; this comes from the exons ATGAAGAAATCCAGGTACACGGAAGAGCAGATCGCGTTCGCGCTGAAGCAGGCCGAACTGGGTACCCCGGTGGCAGAAGTGTGTCGGAAGATGGGTATTTCCGAAGCCACGTTCTACAACTGGAAGAAGAAGTACGGCGGCCTCGGCGTTTCGGAGTTGCGGCGCCTAAAGCAACTCGAAGAGGAGAACGCCCGACTCAAGCGCATGGTGGCCGACCTAAGCCTCGACAAGCAAATGCTTCAGGAGGTGGTGCAAAAAAAGC CTGTGAAGCCAGCCCGTAAGCGCGAGCTGGCTGATTTTTTGATTCAAGCGTATCGGGTGAGCATCCGGCGTGCGACAGCACTATTGCAGCTACGCCAGGCCACGTACTTCTATGTGCCGAGCCCACGTGATGACCGTGCCGAGCGCCGGCGCATCCGGGAGATTGCCGAAACTCGGATACGTTACGGCGTAGAGCGCATTCACGTTCTGCTGCGCCGCGAAGGCTGGTTGATCAATCACAAGAAAACCTGCCGAATCTACTGTGAAGAGGGGCTGAACCTGAGGCGTAAGCGGCCTCGCCGTCGTGTCGCTGCCGCACACCGTATGGAGCGCCCCGAAATCTCTACGGTGAATGCGTGCTGGAGCATGGATTTCGTGGCCGATCCGTTGTTCAACGGGCAGAAAATCCGGGCCTTAACTGTGGTCGATAACTTTAGTCGGGAGAGCTTGGCGATTACCGTCGATTACGCCTTGAAGGCTGCCGATGTGGTGGCAACGATGGGACATCTAAAAGCGCTGCGAGGTGCCCCGAAACGGATACAGGTCGATAACGGGAGCGAATTTATTTCTCATGCGCTGGATCACTGGGCGTATGAAAATGGCGTAACGTTGGACTTCTCCCGTCCTGGCAAACCCACGGACAATCCGTTCATCGAGTCATTTAACGGCAGTTTTCGGGATGAATGCCTGAACGTGCATTGGTTTCTGTCACTGGACGATGCCCGAGAAAAGATCGAAGGCTGGCGACAGGATTACAACGACTTCAGACCGCATAGTTCGCTAGGCGATTTGACTCCGGGTGAGTTCCGACTTGCCCACCTTGAAGCCGGAACTCTCTAG
- a CDS encoding M23 family metallopeptidase — protein MLGMASVHAANMPPSPAAQLDQTASTSQASNVANDFAASMARLGQPDTTAQELNRTFAPERATLRTQADPISLKMNHVKPAVPEDLRAVPRVALSLDESVLASMCQIHPSICTPAEPSVPVHQWSGRVMTSAMAVAAPAVASRAGSHTALLSESQAFELQGGAAGAGTTVAAGAITQTLHKALMQSRLPAEVRAQALSLLHGRVNAMAKAHPGDRYRIVYGRDDTPGAADPFRLTAFDVRSGGKTYRALWFVPPGQDHGDYYAFDGQPFAALPFAMPVRYQRISSRFGMRVHPITGTSHIHTGVDLAAPKGTPVLAAAPGIVEYIGMEQGGYGKYVVVRHASGYTTYYAHLSAFVKGLRVGERVRQGQRLGLVGSTGAATGPHLHFEVRLNNEPTSPLRLTGRFAAPALEGEQLIAFNFDAGHSRRQLAAVTVPPAYSAMHSAAGQF, from the coding sequence ATGCTGGGCATGGCTTCTGTTCATGCCGCGAATATGCCGCCCAGCCCGGCCGCCCAATTGGATCAGACGGCATCCACCTCCCAGGCCAGCAACGTGGCGAACGATTTTGCCGCATCGATGGCCCGTCTTGGTCAGCCCGACACGACGGCACAAGAGCTTAACAGGACATTCGCGCCTGAACGGGCCACCTTGCGCACGCAGGCCGATCCCATTTCGCTCAAGATGAATCACGTCAAGCCTGCTGTACCAGAAGATCTTCGTGCCGTGCCACGCGTTGCGCTTTCGCTTGACGAATCCGTGCTGGCCTCGATGTGCCAGATTCATCCTTCTATTTGCACGCCGGCTGAACCTTCCGTGCCGGTTCATCAATGGAGCGGCCGCGTCATGACGAGCGCCATGGCAGTCGCCGCGCCCGCCGTCGCGTCTCGTGCCGGCTCGCATACGGCATTACTTTCCGAGTCGCAGGCGTTCGAGCTGCAAGGCGGAGCCGCAGGCGCTGGAACCACCGTGGCCGCTGGCGCCATCACGCAGACGTTGCACAAGGCGCTGATGCAATCTCGCCTGCCTGCTGAAGTGCGGGCGCAGGCCCTGAGTCTTCTGCATGGCCGCGTCAACGCCATGGCGAAGGCTCATCCGGGTGACCGTTATCGCATCGTCTACGGCCGCGACGATACGCCGGGGGCGGCAGACCCGTTTCGCCTGACCGCGTTCGACGTGCGCTCAGGAGGCAAGACCTATCGTGCGTTGTGGTTCGTGCCGCCAGGTCAGGACCATGGCGATTACTACGCGTTTGACGGCCAGCCCTTTGCCGCCCTGCCTTTTGCCATGCCCGTTCGTTACCAGCGCATCAGTTCGCGCTTTGGCATGCGCGTGCATCCGATCACCGGGACAAGCCACATCCACACTGGTGTCGATCTTGCCGCGCCGAAGGGCACGCCGGTTCTGGCCGCTGCGCCGGGTATCGTCGAATACATCGGAATGGAGCAGGGTGGCTATGGCAAATACGTCGTGGTGCGTCACGCGTCGGGTTATACGACGTACTACGCACATCTGTCGGCGTTCGTGAAAGGCCTGCGTGTGGGCGAGCGCGTGCGCCAGGGCCAGCGGCTGGGCCTCGTGGGCAGCACCGGGGCGGCAACCGGGCCGCATCTGCATTTCGAAGTGCGGCTGAATAACGAACCCACCAGCCCATTGCGGCTGACAGGGCGTTTCGCGGCTCCCGCGCTGGAGGGCGAGCAACTCATCGCCTTTAACTTCGACGCCGGTCATTCACGACGGCAACTGGCGGCGGTGACGGTTCCGCCCGCTTATAGCGCCATGCATTCGGCCGCCGGGCAGTTTTAA
- a CDS encoding transcriptional regulator has translation MLLTIIETQTFQHYAAGIWRENERHEFIKWIAGNPLAGDVIPGTGGLRKVRWGRAGMGKRGGARVIYYNLLDDGKIWLLIVYTKSKFDNLPAVFLNQLREEINHGG, from the coding sequence ATGTTATTGACGATCATCGAGACCCAGACATTCCAGCACTATGCCGCTGGCATATGGCGCGAAAATGAGCGCCATGAGTTCATCAAATGGATTGCAGGCAATCCGCTAGCCGGAGATGTGATTCCGGGAACCGGCGGCTTGCGCAAGGTTCGCTGGGGGCGCGCCGGAATGGGAAAGCGTGGCGGTGCCCGCGTTATTTATTACAACCTGCTGGACGACGGAAAAATCTGGTTGCTCATTGTTTATACGAAGTCAAAATTTGACAACCTGCCAGCCGTTTTCCTGAATCAACTTCGCGAGGAAATTAACCATGGCGGATAA
- a CDS encoding lysis system i-spanin subunit Rz has product MMALAAAAVVGGIVAGVGQQWRLGAQLAAIRTRHAVVMKTISDEAVSAAGAAQRETARATAEIGALESQYRRENSDAKKTMDALRADVRAGAVRLRVAARCDSTGGGGVPGAGSASAGADGDGNAELDAASAGALLGVAADGDRAARKVAALQAYAREAQRVCGGQ; this is encoded by the coding sequence ATGATGGCACTTGCCGCAGCGGCGGTGGTGGGCGGCATCGTGGCGGGCGTTGGCCAGCAATGGAGACTGGGTGCGCAGCTCGCGGCGATTCGCACCCGGCATGCCGTGGTGATGAAGACGATATCCGATGAGGCTGTGTCAGCAGCGGGTGCTGCGCAGCGGGAAACGGCGCGCGCAACCGCGGAGATTGGAGCACTCGAGAGCCAGTACCGGAGGGAAAATAGCGATGCGAAAAAGACAATGGATGCGTTGCGCGCCGACGTGCGTGCTGGTGCTGTGCGGCTGCGCGTCGCCGCACGCTGTGATTCAACCGGTGGCGGTGGCGTGCCCGGTGCTGGCAGCGCCTCCGCCGGAGCTGATGGAGACGGAAACGCCGAACTTGACGCAGCGAGTGCTGGCGCGCTTCTTGGCGTCGCGGCAGACGGAGACCGGGCTGCGCGCAAAGTAGCGGCGCTGCAGGCCTATGCGCGGGAAGCGCAGCGAGTGTGCGGCGGGCAATAG
- a CDS encoding glycoside hydrolase family protein — protein MPEKFDLPMLLAELDRDEGRRLKPYLDTVGKTTIGVGRNLTDVGISDAECDAMLQLDVDRTAEWLDRNLAWWRQLDAVRQRVLLNMAFNLGAGLLTFTSMLAATQHGEYRRAADGMLASKWAVQVGARAQRLATMMKNGST, from the coding sequence ATGCCTGAAAAATTTGACTTGCCGATGCTGCTGGCGGAACTAGACCGCGACGAAGGTCGGCGACTGAAGCCGTATCTCGACACGGTTGGCAAAACGACGATTGGCGTTGGGCGAAACCTGACCGACGTCGGCATTTCGGACGCTGAGTGTGATGCGATGCTGCAGCTTGACGTTGACCGGACGGCTGAATGGCTCGACCGCAATCTGGCGTGGTGGCGCCAGCTCGACGCGGTGCGCCAGCGCGTGCTGCTGAACATGGCATTCAACCTGGGCGCGGGCCTGCTGACATTTACCAGCATGCTTGCCGCGACACAGCACGGTGAATACAGGCGTGCGGCAGACGGCATGCTGGCGTCGAAGTGGGCAGTGCAGGTAGGCGCACGGGCGCAGCGCCTGGCCACGATGATGAAAAACGGGAGCACGTGA
- a CDS encoding acetyl-CoA hydrolase/transferase family protein, which yields MYEDRIRRPALRSKITSAAEAAYLIQDGMWVGASGFTRAGDAKAVPLALAERARTEPGPLRITLITGASLGHDVDRTLTEAGVLARRMPFQVDTTLRQAINRGEVMFVDQHLSETVEMLRANQLGRLDVAIIEATAITEDGGLILTTSVGNSASFAILADKVIVEINLAQPLALEGLHDIWIPGKRPHREPLPIVSVQDRVGTITVPIPPEKIAAIVITNMPDSPSTVLPADEETALIAAHLIDFLQHEIAHGRMPSPLPPLQAGIGTIANAVLAGFAESPFEPFPIYSEVLQDSTFDLLDVGKATFASGASITLSAARQQQVFGDLARYRERLVLRPQEVSNHPEVIRRLGLVALNTALEFDIYGNVNSTHVGGTHMMNGIGGSGDFSRNASCAIFATKSMAKGGRISSVVPMVPHCDHNEHDVDVVVTEQGLADLRGLAPRERAKRIIDTCAHPLYRDLLRDYYKEGERRGGQTPHCLEQAFAWHMRYNETGSMLPLHAV from the coding sequence ATGTACGAAGACCGGATTCGTCGCCCTGCCTTACGCAGCAAGATCACCTCAGCCGCTGAAGCGGCGTATCTGATTCAGGATGGCATGTGGGTCGGGGCCAGCGGCTTTACCCGTGCGGGTGACGCCAAAGCGGTGCCGCTCGCGCTGGCGGAACGGGCGCGCACCGAACCCGGTCCGCTGCGTATCACACTGATTACCGGCGCCTCGCTAGGGCATGACGTGGACCGGACACTGACCGAAGCGGGCGTGCTGGCGCGGCGGATGCCCTTTCAGGTGGATACGACGCTGCGCCAGGCGATCAATCGCGGTGAGGTCATGTTTGTCGACCAGCATTTGTCTGAAACCGTCGAGATGCTGCGCGCCAACCAGTTGGGCCGGCTCGATGTGGCCATCATCGAAGCCACGGCCATTACCGAAGACGGCGGCCTGATTCTCACGACTTCAGTGGGTAATTCCGCGAGCTTTGCGATTCTCGCGGACAAGGTCATCGTCGAGATCAACCTGGCGCAGCCGCTGGCGCTGGAAGGCCTGCACGACATCTGGATTCCAGGAAAGCGGCCGCACCGGGAGCCGTTGCCGATTGTGTCGGTACAAGACCGCGTGGGCACGATCACGGTACCGATTCCTCCAGAAAAAATCGCCGCGATTGTCATCACGAACATGCCGGACAGCCCATCGACGGTGTTGCCCGCCGACGAGGAAACCGCACTGATCGCCGCGCATCTGATCGACTTCCTGCAACACGAGATCGCGCACGGACGCATGCCCTCGCCATTGCCGCCGCTGCAAGCCGGGATCGGCACAATCGCCAATGCCGTGTTGGCGGGCTTCGCCGAATCACCCTTCGAACCCTTTCCGATTTACTCCGAAGTTCTGCAAGATTCGACGTTCGATCTGCTCGATGTGGGCAAGGCAACGTTTGCTTCGGGCGCGTCAATCACGCTGTCGGCGGCACGCCAGCAGCAAGTGTTTGGCGACCTGGCGCGCTACCGCGAGCGTCTCGTGTTGCGGCCGCAGGAGGTCAGCAACCATCCCGAAGTGATCCGGCGCCTGGGGTTGGTCGCGCTGAATACCGCGCTCGAATTCGATATCTACGGCAATGTGAATTCGACGCATGTGGGTGGCACGCACATGATGAACGGCATCGGGGGTTCGGGTGATTTCTCGCGCAATGCGTCATGCGCGATCTTTGCGACGAAATCGATGGCCAAGGGCGGGCGTATTTCGAGTGTGGTGCCGATGGTGCCGCATTGCGATCACAACGAACACGATGTGGACGTGGTGGTGACGGAGCAGGGGCTGGCGGATTTGCGCGGGCTTGCGCCACGTGAGCGCGCAAAGCGGATTATCGACACCTGTGCGCATCCGCTTTATCGTGATTTGCTGCGCGATTATTACAAGGAGGGTGAGCGGCGTGGCGGCCAAACCCCGCATTGTCTGGAGCAGGCGTTTGCATGGCACATGCGCTACAACGAGACGGGTTCGATGCTGCCGTTGCACGCGGTGTAG
- a CDS encoding holin encodes MQLNENEKELLTLFIIGAVIALGKLLVGGERMSARIVMGRMIIGAALSTSAGAALVMFHDLTPVALTGVASALGILGQSVLEAAVQKFVGRLPGKKGGVPDAR; translated from the coding sequence ATGCAGCTGAACGAAAACGAAAAGGAGTTGCTGACGCTGTTCATCATTGGCGCCGTGATTGCGCTCGGCAAGCTTCTGGTGGGAGGCGAGCGCATGTCAGCACGCATCGTGATGGGGCGAATGATCATTGGCGCTGCGCTTTCGACCAGCGCTGGCGCGGCGCTCGTGATGTTTCATGACCTGACGCCAGTCGCGCTGACCGGGGTGGCCTCCGCACTCGGGATTCTGGGCCAGTCTGTGCTGGAGGCGGCGGTGCAGAAGTTCGTCGGCAGGTTGCCCGGCAAGAAGGGCGGGGTGCCGGATGCCCGGTAA
- a CDS encoding copper chaperone PCu(A)C — MKRYKLIQLGAVLAGACAAFSAQAADVRVERCWIRAMPASVPSAAYFELHNDSSDTRTLTGVKSSAFGMAMMHQTQTNGSTSTMVHVASVPVPANGTVSFAPKGYHVMLEHPVAPPLKVGSMLPLTLTFDNNSSVSVSCEAKSAMTMGQ; from the coding sequence ATGAAACGATACAAGCTGATTCAACTGGGCGCGGTACTGGCTGGCGCATGCGCGGCGTTCAGCGCCCAGGCTGCGGATGTGCGGGTCGAACGATGCTGGATTCGCGCGATGCCTGCCTCGGTGCCCTCGGCGGCCTACTTCGAATTGCATAACGATAGTTCTGACACGCGGACGCTGACGGGCGTCAAATCTTCGGCCTTTGGCATGGCGATGATGCATCAGACGCAGACCAATGGCAGCACCTCGACGATGGTGCATGTGGCTTCGGTGCCGGTGCCCGCCAATGGCACGGTCAGCTTCGCGCCCAAGGGCTATCACGTGATGCTGGAACACCCTGTCGCGCCGCCGCTGAAAGTCGGCAGCATGCTGCCGCTGACCTTGACCTTCGACAACAACTCCAGCGTCAGTGTGAGTTGCGAGGCCAAGTCAGCGATGACGATGGGACAATGA